The genomic window GAACGAGGCCCTGCTCGAGGAGTACGACGTGCCGGACAGGCCCGACTGGCTCGAGCGCGGCTGGTCGAAGGCTCACGGCGTCGAACATCAGGCCGTCCGCGACCGCGTCGGAATGGTCGACATGACCACCTACACCGGAATCGAGGTGACCGGCGAGGGCGCGACCGACCTCCTCCAGGGGCTGCTGACCAACGATGTCGACGTCTCGCCGGGCCGGATCCGCTACGCGGCGATGTGCAACGAGGACGGCGGGGTTCTCGCGGACGTGACCGTCGCGCGGCTCGCCGAGGATCGCTACACGGTGTTTACGGGCGGCGGCAACTCCGCGACGCTGCACTCGCGGTGGATCCGCGAGCACGCGCCCGACGACGGCTCGGTGTCGGTGCGGACCCGCGACTCGGACATGTGCGGCATCGGCGTCTTCGGCCCCGAGGCGCGCAACGTCCTCTCGTCGCTCGTCGAGACGGACCTCTCGAACGACGCGTTCCCGTTCTACACCGCCGAGGAGACCTACCTCGAGGGCGTTCCGGTCACGATGCTCCGGCTCTCCTACGCCGGCGAACTGGGCTGGGAACTGTACGCGCCGACGGAGTACGGCGCGCGGCTCTGGGAGCTGATCGAGGACGCCGGCGAGGAGCACGGCATCGTTCCGATCGGCTGGGCGGCGCTCGACTCGACGAGCATGGAGAAGGGATACCGGCTGTGGGGGACCGACGTGACCCCCGAGTACGACCCCTACGAGGCCGGGATCGGTTTCGCGGTCGACCTCGAGACGGACTTCGTCGGGAAAGACGCGCTGCTCGAGGCCCGGGAGAACGGGATCGACCGCGAGCTCGTTCCGATCACGCTCGACGAGCGGGGCGCGATCGTCGACACTGGACATCCGGTGCTCGAGCCCGGCGGCGACGACGCGCTCGGCTACGTCACGCGGGCGGACTATGGCTACTCGATCGACGCCGGGATCGCGTACGCCTACCTGCCGACGAATGACGCCGAACCCGGCCGCGAGGTCGAGATCAGTTACGAGAACGAACGCCACGCCGCGACGGTACGGGACGAACCGCTGTTCGATCCCGACCGCGAGAAGCTGATCCGCTGACCCATGAACCGAGAGCGACACGCCGTCGCGTTCGAGGACATCGAAGCGGCCCGGGACCGCCTCGACGACGAGTCGGTCGTCAAGCCCACGCCGGTCGAACGGAGCACGTCGCTCGACGAACTGACCGGCGGCGAGGTCCACCTCAAGATGGAGCACCTGCAGTGGACGGGGTCGTTCAAGACTCGCGGCGCGTACAACAAGATCGCCCAGTGCGTCGCCGAGGGCGAGACCGAGCGGGTCGTCGCGGCCAGCGCCGGCAACCACGCCCAAGGCGTCGCGCTCGCCGCGACGGAACTCGGCGTCGACTCGACCATCGTCATGCCCCGCGGCGCGCCGCAGGCGAAAGTCGACGCGACCCGCGGCTACGGTGCCGACGTCGAACTCGTCGGCAGCGACTTCCGCGAGGCGATGGCACACGCGCGGGGACTCGTCGACGACGAGCGGACGACGTTCGTCCACGCCTACGACGATCCGGCGATCGTCGCCGGGCAGGGGACCCTCGGCCTCGAGATGTACGACGACCTCTCGTCGGTCGACACGGTCGTCGTCCCGATCGGCGGCGGCGGGCTGATCTCGGGGATCGCGACGGCCTTCGCCGAGCGCTCGCCGGAGACGCGCATCGTCGGCGTGCAGGCGGCCGGTGCGTCGACCGTCTCCGAGAGCCTCCGGAAGGGAACGGCCGTCTCGCTCGACTCGGTCGACACGATCGCTGACGGCATCGCGACGGGCGGTATCTCCGACCTGACGCTCTCGCTGATCGAGGACCGCGTCGACGAGGTCGTCACCGTCACCGACGGCGAGATCGCCCGTGCAGTGCTCCTCCTACTCGAGCGGGCGAAACAGGTGGTCGAGGGGGCCGGAGCGGCGTCGGTCGCCGCGATCGTCAGCGACGAACTCGACGTGCGCGGCGAGACGGTGATGCCGCTGCTGAGCGGCGGCAACCTCGACATGACGATGTTACAGACGGTGCTCGTCCACGCGCTGACCGACCGCGAGCAACTGTTGCGGCTCCGGGTCAGGATCGACGACCGACCCGGCAAGATGGAGGAGGTGTCGGGACTCATCGCGGAACGCGGTGCGAACATCCAGACCGTCCGCCACGACCGCTCGGCGCCCGAACTCGACGTGGGTGAAGCCCACCTCGTCTTCCAGATCGAGACGAGCGGCTCGGGCCAATCGCGGGCGATCGTTCGGTCGATACGCGACCGCGGCTACGAGGTCAAGCACGTGAACGCGTGACCACGTTTTCGATCCTCCGGATCTCGTTTCGTCACCGAAACCGTCCGGGCCGCTACTATGTTCGGTCCTGAGTATAAAAGTGGCACCGGTTATTAAGATAAACGTTGATTGATACCCTTGGTATCTTATGCCGTGGTGCATGTCACCATGGAATGGAACGACGCGGAACCGGTGCCGTCGCGGGGCGACGGTGCGTCCGTCGGCCCGTCAGCGAGTGTGACTGAATCGAACACGACCGCCGTCTCACCGTCGCTGGCGCGTGATCCCCCATGAGCGATGCCGATCGCACGACGGACGAAACCGGGCCGATCCGTACCTTTCTCGACGAACTCGACCCCGTCGTCTTCGGGGTCGGCTTCGTCGTCGCCGCGCTGATCGTCGTGGCGTTTCTCTTCCGGGAGAGTCGAACGCTCGAGGTCATGGAGGGGACGAACGAGTTCCTGTGGACGAGCTTCGGTTGGGCGTACCTCGTGTCGATGTTCGCCCTCGTGGCGTTCGTGTTGTACCTCATCTTCGGCCCGTGGGGCAATATCAAGCTGGGGGAGGACGACGAAGATCCGGAGTTCAGTTTCCTCGGATACTTCGCGATGTTGTACTCCGCGGGGATCGCCGCCGGTATCGTCTTCTGGGGGCCGGCGGAGGCGATCTTCCACTACTCGACGCCCTCGCCGTTTTCCGGGGCCGAAGCCGAGTCGACGGGGGCCGCCGTCAGCGCGCTCCAGTACACGTTCTTCCACTGGGGGCTCTCGGCGTGGTCGGCCTACGTGATCGTGGCGATCCCGATCGCCTACTTCGCGTACCGCCGGGACGCGCCGCTGCGCATCTCGACGATCATCGGCCCGATCGTCGGGTTCGACAACCTCGACGGCCCGTGGGCGAAACTCGTGGACGTCCTCGCCGTCTTCGCCACCATCGGCGGCATCGCGACGACGCTGGGGCTGGTCGGCAACCAGTTCCTCATCGGCCTCGAGTACGCCGCCGGCGTCTCCTTCGGCGACGCCGGCACGGTGCTCGTGATCACGGGGCTGACGGTGGCCTTTACGATCTCGGTCGCGCTGGGCGTCGAGCGAGGCATCCGCCGCATTTCGTACTTCAACATGGGGCTGTTCGTCGTCCTGACGGCCGCGGCGTTCGTCCTCGGACCGACGGTGTACATCATGACCGTCGGCACGCAGGCGCTGGGGGCGTACATCAACGAGTTCGTCTCGATGAGCTTCTTCATGGGTGCGGGCGAGACCGGCGGGCAGGGTGCCGACGCCGGCTTCGTCGGCGCGTGGACCGTCTTCTACTGGGCGTGGTGGTTCTCGTGGGCCCCGTTCGTCGGCCTCTTTATCGCCCGCATTTCCCGAGGGCGAACCGTCCGGCAGGTCGCCGCCACCGGCGTCGTCGCCTCGACGGCCATCACGATCCCGTGGTTCGCGACGATGGGCGGCACCTCGATCTTCATGCAGTCGAGCGGGCAGGCCGACATCCTCGGCACGCTCGAGGCGTGGGGCTACCAGGAGGCCGTCGCCGGCTACCCGCTGTTCGAGGCGCTGCCGGCCGGCGAGTTGCTCACCGCCCTCTTCTTGGTGCTGGTGACGACGTTCTTCGTGACATCGGCGGACTCCTCGACGCTCGCGCTGGGGATGCTCACCACCGGGGGCAAGGAGAAGCCGTCGACGATCAACCGGGTCATCTGGAGCGTTCTCATGGGGACGCTGGCCTCGCTGCTGATGGTCGCCGGCGGCACCGCCGCGTTGCAACAGGCCGCGATCATCGCCGGCGGCCCCTTCGCGATCATCACGCTGCTCGCCGTCGGCGTCATGATCTGGGTCTTCGGCAGCCGTCGGGCGGTCTTCCTCCGCGAAGAGGACCGGTCGACCACTCCGACCGGTTCGGCCGCCTCCGACGACGATTGAGCGGGGACGCGTCGGAGCGACCGTCTCGGCCTGCGCTCGTCTTTCTCGCTTCGTCTCGGATAGCCGTGATCAGTCGCGATCCGCTCGCGTGACTCGCGATCCGAGAATACCACTGTGCGTTTCGCTATCGGTCCCGACGAACGATCCGTACAGAATGTATTGATAGCGTCAGCTTGGACGTGTAACCGTCTGAAAAATCAAGGTCGTTGTTCGTCGCTGTGAGCGACGGTGTGTCTCGGTCTTACTGCCGGACGACGTTCGCCGCGCGAGGGCCCTTCGGTGAGGACTCGATGTCGAACTCGACCTCAGTACCTTCTTCGAGGTCCGGACCGCCGACATCCTCCATGTGGAAGAAAACGTCTTCGTCGTCGTCGAGGTCGCCGTCATCCGTCGAAATGAAACCGTAGCCGCCTGTGTCGTTGAAGAAATCAACGTTACCGTTTGCCATTACAAACAAGTGTAGGGGTGACTGAGGGATAACCCTTCCGAGAGTCGAGGTACCACGACCCTCCATAATACATTCGACCACATACCTGACGGAGATTTCGAAACCAAGGTTGGTGAAACATAGTTCGAGAGTTCCTCCAAAGTCGGACAGCAACTTCGTTCAATACAGGCGGAGGCGTTACCGCTGCGGTCGAAACGCAAGCGCTGCACCCGCGAGCGACCGAAGGGAGTGAGCGGCCTTTTTAGCGTAGATTTTTGCGCCGAGAGGTGAGTGAGCACAGCGAACGAACCCGAGGCGGAAAAAGGTACTTGCGCATCTGTAGTGTGCGACTGATTCGCCGAAACTCGAGTGGAAGCGTTTC from Natrinema versiforme includes these protein-coding regions:
- the ilvA gene encoding threonine ammonia-lyase, which translates into the protein MNRERHAVAFEDIEAARDRLDDESVVKPTPVERSTSLDELTGGEVHLKMEHLQWTGSFKTRGAYNKIAQCVAEGETERVVAASAGNHAQGVALAATELGVDSTIVMPRGAPQAKVDATRGYGADVELVGSDFREAMAHARGLVDDERTTFVHAYDDPAIVAGQGTLGLEMYDDLSSVDTVVVPIGGGGLISGIATAFAERSPETRIVGVQAAGASTVSESLRKGTAVSLDSVDTIADGIATGGISDLTLSLIEDRVDEVVTVTDGEIARAVLLLLERAKQVVEGAGAASVAAIVSDELDVRGETVMPLLSGGNLDMTMLQTVLVHALTDREQLLRLRVRIDDRPGKMEEVSGLIAERGANIQTVRHDRSAPELDVGEAHLVFQIETSGSGQSRAIVRSIRDRGYEVKHVNA
- a CDS encoding BCCT family transporter; its protein translation is MSDADRTTDETGPIRTFLDELDPVVFGVGFVVAALIVVAFLFRESRTLEVMEGTNEFLWTSFGWAYLVSMFALVAFVLYLIFGPWGNIKLGEDDEDPEFSFLGYFAMLYSAGIAAGIVFWGPAEAIFHYSTPSPFSGAEAESTGAAVSALQYTFFHWGLSAWSAYVIVAIPIAYFAYRRDAPLRISTIIGPIVGFDNLDGPWAKLVDVLAVFATIGGIATTLGLVGNQFLIGLEYAAGVSFGDAGTVLVITGLTVAFTISVALGVERGIRRISYFNMGLFVVLTAAAFVLGPTVYIMTVGTQALGAYINEFVSMSFFMGAGETGGQGADAGFVGAWTVFYWAWWFSWAPFVGLFIARISRGRTVRQVAATGVVASTAITIPWFATMGGTSIFMQSSGQADILGTLEAWGYQEAVAGYPLFEALPAGELLTALFLVLVTTFFVTSADSSTLALGMLTTGGKEKPSTINRVIWSVLMGTLASLLMVAGGTAALQQAAIIAGGPFAIITLLAVGVMIWVFGSRRAVFLREEDRSTTPTGSAASDDD
- a CDS encoding cold-shock protein; its protein translation is MANGNVDFFNDTGGYGFISTDDGDLDDDEDVFFHMEDVGGPDLEEGTEVEFDIESSPKGPRAANVVRQ